A DNA window from Halostella litorea contains the following coding sequences:
- a CDS encoding helix-turn-helix domain-containing protein has protein sequence MSIIAELTIPTSEFALGQTLQAIPDITVEFERVVTHSQEWVMPFLWVKTDDMETVHREITADPTVEEATVADQFDGVVLYQIRWSAEIRELINAIFDQSGVLIEGTANASNWDILVQFDNHQSLGKIKEYFQPGRTAFTLERLYSPETPREVEFNLTAAQRDTLVMAIERGFFEVPRETTLEDLASELDITSTAVSERLRRAICTLGKNALSIEDEIE, from the coding sequence ATGAGCATAATCGCTGAGCTTACGATCCCGACATCGGAGTTCGCGCTTGGGCAGACACTACAGGCGATACCCGACATCACAGTCGAGTTCGAGCGGGTCGTCACCCATAGCCAGGAGTGGGTAATGCCGTTCCTCTGGGTGAAAACGGACGATATGGAAACCGTACACCGCGAGATCACCGCCGATCCCACGGTAGAAGAGGCCACCGTCGCCGACCAGTTCGACGGGGTCGTTCTCTACCAGATCCGCTGGAGTGCGGAGATCCGAGAGTTGATCAACGCGATCTTCGACCAGTCCGGCGTCCTGATAGAGGGGACTGCCAACGCGTCCAACTGGGACATACTGGTGCAGTTCGACAATCACCAGAGCCTCGGCAAGATCAAGGAGTACTTCCAGCCGGGACGGACTGCATTCACGCTGGAGCGACTCTATTCGCCCGAGACACCACGGGAGGTGGAGTTCAATCTCACGGCTGCCCAGCGGGATACGCTCGTCATGGCGATCGAACGGGGCTTCTTCGAGGTTCCCCGGGAAACGACGCTAGAGGACCTCGCCTCGGAGCTGGATATCACCAGCACCGCCGTCTCGGAGCGTCTCCGCCGGGCGATCTGCACGCTGGGGAAGAACGCGCTGAGTATCGAGGACGAGATCGAGTAG
- a CDS encoding HalOD1 output domain-containing protein, whose protein sequence is MARKNDPVEISSLAPTGESSAEHRIECTDDACLYRLSDTEKPSEGVATAVNTHLERTGLDLSLAEQTPLYDAIDPDALNSLFSPRDAPTQQISFSYHGYKVRVTGDGVIFLDRGDDIGSRR, encoded by the coding sequence ATGGCCCGCAAGAACGACCCTGTAGAGATCAGTAGCCTCGCCCCGACGGGAGAATCCAGTGCTGAGCACCGTATCGAGTGTACCGACGACGCGTGTCTGTACCGTCTTTCCGACACGGAGAAGCCGAGTGAGGGAGTCGCCACCGCGGTCAACACCCACCTCGAACGCACCGGGCTTGATCTATCGCTCGCTGAGCAGACGCCGCTCTACGACGCTATCGACCCCGACGCGTTGAATAGCCTCTTTTCGCCCCGCGACGCCCCAACGCAACAGATCTCGTTTTCCTATCACGGGTATAAAGTAAGGGTCACCGGTGACGGAGTGATCTTTCTGGACAGAGGGGACGACATCGGAAGTAGACGGTAG